In Pseudomonas saudiphocaensis, one DNA window encodes the following:
- a CDS encoding Lrp/AsnC ligand binding domain-containing protein: protein MTGQSKNRRELDRMDRSILRILQQEGRISFTELGERVNLSTTPCTERVRRLERDGVILGYHARLNPQLLRANLLVFVEISLDYKSGDTFDDFRRAVLKLPHVLECHLVSGDFDYLVKARISEMASYRKLLGDILLKLPHVRESKSYIVMEEVKESLALPVPE, encoded by the coding sequence ATGACCGGCCAGTCAAAAAACCGCCGCGAATTGGACCGAATGGACCGCAGCATCCTGCGCATCCTGCAGCAGGAAGGGCGGATCTCCTTCACAGAACTGGGCGAACGGGTCAACCTGTCGACCACTCCATGCACCGAGCGGGTGCGCCGTCTGGAGCGCGACGGAGTCATCCTCGGCTACCACGCCCGACTCAACCCGCAGCTGTTGCGCGCCAATCTGCTGGTGTTCGTAGAGATCAGCCTGGACTACAAATCCGGCGACACCTTTGATGACTTCCGCCGCGCGGTGCTCAAGCTGCCCCATGTACTGGAATGCCATCTGGTTTCCGGAGACTTCGACTATCTGGTGAAGGCCCGTATTTCGGAAATGGCCTCGTATCGCAAGCTGCTCGGCGACATCCTGCTCAAGCTGCCCCATGTACGTGAGTCCAAAAGCTATATCGTCATGGAAGAGGTAAAGGAGTCGCTGGCGCTGCCAGTGCCTGAGTAA
- the radC gene encoding RadC family protein yields the protein MSIRDWPAAERPREKLLEQGAAALSDAELLAIFLRTGVTGKSAVDLARQLLSEFGSLRALLESDLEQFSSHLGLGPAKFAQLQAVLEMGRRHLAERIRRDSALESPQAVRDYLKARLRHEPHELFACLFLDSKHRVLAFEVLFHGTIDGASVYPRQVVKRALAQNAAAVILTHNHPSGVAEPSQADRQLTRKLTDALALIDVRVLDHFIVGDGEPLSMAERGWM from the coding sequence ATGAGCATTCGTGACTGGCCAGCGGCGGAGCGACCGCGAGAAAAGCTTCTGGAGCAGGGCGCAGCGGCCTTGTCCGATGCGGAATTGCTGGCGATCTTTCTACGCACCGGCGTTACCGGCAAAAGCGCAGTGGATCTGGCGCGCCAGCTGCTCAGCGAGTTCGGCAGTTTGCGCGCATTGTTGGAAAGCGATCTGGAACAGTTCAGCAGCCATCTGGGCCTCGGCCCTGCCAAGTTCGCCCAGCTGCAAGCAGTGCTCGAGATGGGGCGGCGCCATTTGGCCGAGCGCATCCGTCGCGACTCGGCGCTGGAAAGCCCGCAGGCGGTGCGCGATTACCTCAAAGCACGCTTGCGTCACGAGCCCCACGAACTGTTTGCCTGTCTCTTCCTCGACTCCAAACACCGGGTCCTAGCCTTCGAAGTGCTGTTTCACGGCACCATCGACGGCGCCAGCGTTTACCCCCGGCAGGTGGTCAAGCGGGCGCTGGCGCAGAACGCGGCGGCGGTGATCCTCACCCACAACCATCCCTCGGGGGTGGCCGAACCGAGCCAGGCGGATCGACAACTGACGCGAAAACTGACTGACGCGCTGGCGCTGATCGATGTGCGCGTGCTCGATCACTTCATTGTCGGCGATGGTGAGCCCTTATCCATGGCCGAGCGCGGCTGGATGTAG
- a CDS encoding phospholipase D family protein has translation MAAMLLLAGCIGQASPQSHSPSLPNHSSELTQRVEAIVATQPVGYSGFRLLSSSSEAFAARMKMIRHAEVSLDVQYYIVHDGLSTRALVGELLHAADRGVRVRILLDDTTSDGNDYQIAILAAHPNIAIHVFNPLHLGRSNFVTRSLGRLLHLSRQHRRMHNKLIVADSSLAIVGGRNLGDEYFEIDKGLNFTDLDLLSAGPVAEQLANSFNQYWNHSLSVPIRQFLHSPPTTAELSEAREQIVSYLHTEQRMETPRYQRLMLDLQEPLLGQWLEELIWAPGAALWDHPDKIEASGIPDDHLLLTTQLQPSLNAVKEEMTLISAYFVPTADGVSFLSRHAEEGVTIRILTNSLEATDVPVVHGGYAPYREQLLEAGVKLFELRRQPDQDTSINITGESESSLHSKAVVIDQRKVFLGSLNLDPRSILWNTEVGVLIDSPELASEVHRLTLEGTSPTLSYEVRLVEHEGGKRMIWIAEDEGQQRVLTREPGGAWRRFNAWLSRVIGLERML, from the coding sequence ATGGCGGCAATGCTGCTGCTCGCCGGCTGTATCGGCCAAGCTTCACCACAAAGCCATTCGCCCTCACTGCCCAACCACTCGTCCGAACTGACACAACGGGTCGAGGCCATTGTCGCTACCCAGCCCGTGGGATATTCAGGCTTTCGTCTGCTGTCATCGAGTAGCGAAGCCTTTGCCGCACGGATGAAGATGATTCGCCACGCCGAAGTCAGCCTCGACGTGCAGTATTACATCGTCCACGACGGCCTCAGCACCCGCGCTCTGGTCGGCGAGCTTCTGCATGCAGCCGATCGCGGCGTACGCGTGCGGATTCTGCTCGACGACACCACCAGCGACGGTAACGACTACCAGATCGCGATCCTCGCCGCGCACCCGAACATCGCCATTCATGTCTTCAATCCGCTGCACCTGGGCCGTAGCAATTTCGTCACGCGCTCCCTAGGCCGCCTGCTGCACCTGTCCCGCCAGCATCGACGCATGCACAACAAGCTGATAGTGGCCGACAGCAGCCTGGCGATTGTCGGCGGACGCAATCTGGGCGATGAGTATTTCGAGATCGACAAGGGGCTCAACTTCACCGATCTCGATCTGCTCAGCGCCGGCCCGGTCGCCGAACAGCTGGCCAACAGTTTCAACCAGTACTGGAACCATTCGCTGAGCGTGCCCATCCGGCAGTTTCTCCACAGCCCGCCAACGACGGCGGAACTGAGCGAGGCCCGCGAGCAGATCGTGTCGTACCTGCATACCGAGCAACGCATGGAAACACCGCGCTACCAGCGACTGATGCTCGATCTGCAGGAGCCGCTGCTAGGGCAATGGCTTGAAGAGCTGATCTGGGCACCCGGCGCAGCACTTTGGGACCACCCCGACAAGATCGAGGCCTCGGGCATTCCCGACGACCATCTGCTGCTGACCACCCAGTTGCAGCCCAGCCTGAACGCGGTAAAGGAAGAGATGACGCTGATTTCGGCCTATTTCGTGCCGACCGCAGACGGCGTCTCCTTCCTTAGCCGGCACGCCGAGGAAGGGGTGACCATCCGCATTCTGACCAACTCCCTGGAAGCCACCGACGTCCCAGTGGTGCATGGCGGTTACGCGCCGTACCGCGAGCAGCTGCTGGAAGCCGGCGTGAAGCTGTTCGAACTGCGCCGGCAACCAGATCAGGACACCTCGATCAACATCACGGGCGAATCCGAATCCAGCCTGCACAGCAAGGCCGTGGTGATCGACCAGCGGAAGGTCTTCCTCGGCTCGCTGAATCTCGACCCGCGTTCAATACTATGGAATACCGAGGTCGGCGTACTGATCGACAGCCCGGAACTGGCCAGCGAAGTTCATCGCCTGACACTCGAAGGTACCTCACCTACGCTGAGCTACGAGGTTCGCCTGGTTGAGCATGAAGGCGGCAAGCGGATGATCTGGATCGCCGAAGATGAAGGGCAACAGAGAGTTCTCACTCGTGAGCCCGGTGGCGCCTGGCGTCGTTTCAATGCCTGGCTAAGCCGGGTAATCGGTTTGGAGCGCATGCTCTAG
- a CDS encoding methyl-accepting chemotaxis protein — protein sequence MTATEQDSADRAKQALEAAERVRKSSDDGRAALQQAIERMQQLSAQTESSRELLDGLSSRTEEIRQITDVIQSIASQTNLLALNAAIEAARAGESGRGFAVVADEVRNLAGRTSSATEEVGRMVSDIRAQSEAVVSHIQKQASELDEAAAQVAGTGGQLTEIAELAVSVETQVAEITAGTSSNHERLAHLFTALDQLRADALDSEKQTSQLEQASEKLVGQAEAVSEQLAEVQLDDYHQRIFDLAREGANAISERFEADLAAGRLTVDDLFDRDYKAQPGTDPIRYSTRFDRYADEVLPAIQEPLLDRNDALVYAIAITPDGYVPTHNRAFNHPPVGDPVIDRAKSRSKRLFNDRTGGRCGSHQRKVLLQTYSRDTGELMHDLSVPIMVRGRHWGGLRLGYRPEP from the coding sequence ATGACCGCCACCGAACAGGACAGTGCCGACCGCGCCAAGCAGGCCTTGGAAGCCGCCGAGAGGGTGCGCAAAAGCAGTGACGATGGGCGCGCCGCGTTGCAACAGGCCATCGAGCGCATGCAGCAGCTCAGCGCACAGACCGAGTCCAGCCGCGAGTTGCTGGACGGGCTTTCGTCACGTACCGAGGAAATCCGGCAGATCACCGACGTAATCCAGTCCATTGCCAGCCAGACCAACCTGCTCGCGCTCAACGCCGCCATTGAGGCGGCCCGCGCGGGTGAGAGCGGGCGAGGCTTCGCGGTGGTAGCCGACGAGGTGCGCAACCTTGCCGGACGTACCAGCAGCGCCACCGAAGAGGTCGGGCGAATGGTCAGCGATATCCGTGCCCAGAGCGAGGCGGTGGTCAGCCACATCCAGAAGCAGGCCAGTGAACTCGATGAAGCGGCCGCGCAGGTCGCCGGCACTGGCGGTCAGTTGACCGAAATCGCCGAGCTGGCCGTCAGCGTGGAAACCCAGGTGGCGGAAATCACGGCAGGTACCAGCAGTAACCATGAACGCCTTGCGCACCTGTTTACCGCGTTGGATCAGCTGCGCGCCGATGCTCTCGACAGCGAGAAGCAGACCAGCCAGTTGGAACAGGCGTCGGAGAAGCTTGTGGGCCAGGCCGAGGCGGTCAGCGAGCAGCTTGCTGAAGTGCAGCTGGACGACTATCACCAACGTATCTTCGATCTGGCCCGCGAGGGGGCGAATGCCATCAGTGAGCGCTTCGAGGCGGATCTGGCGGCCGGCCGGCTGACGGTCGATGATCTCTTCGATCGGGACTACAAGGCGCAGCCGGGAACCGACCCGATACGCTACAGCACCCGTTTCGATCGCTATGCCGACGAGGTGCTGCCGGCAATCCAGGAGCCGCTGCTGGATCGCAACGATGCCCTGGTCTATGCCATCGCCATTACACCGGACGGCTATGTGCCAACGCATAACCGCGCCTTCAACCACCCGCCTGTGGGTGATCCGGTTATAGACAGGGCCAAGAGCCGCAGCAAGCGGCTGTTCAACGATCGTACCGGCGGGCGCTGCGGCAGCCACCAGCGCAAGGTGCTATTGCAGACCTACAGCCGTGACACCGGCGAGCTGATGCATGACCTGTCGGTGCCGATCATGGTCCGCGGCCGCCACTGGGGCGGCCTGCGACTGGGATATCGCCCCGAGCCGTAA
- a CDS encoding NAD(P)/FAD-dependent oxidoreductase, translating into MRARQAAVHGPDHAASYYAASANRQLDLPRLEGEQTADVCIVGGGFTGLNTAIELAERGLSVVLLEARRIAWGASGRNGGQLIRGVGHDVEQFAPLIGEAGVDELKRMGFEAVDIVRQRIERHRIDCDLTWGYCDLATKPRHLSNFAEEYADLQRLGYPHPLRQVAKADLHQVIGSDRYLGGLLDAGSGHLHPLNLALGEAAAAQALGARLYEYSAAEQIDYGAEIRVRTATGSVRAKQLVLACNAYLGQLHPQLAGKVLPAGSYIIATEPLPEPLCRELLPQNSAVCDQRVALDYFRLSADRRLLFGGACHYSGRDPSDIAAYMRPKMLEVFPHLAGVNIDYQWGGMIGIGANRLPQIGRLPDHPNVYYAQAYAGHGLNATHLAARLLGEAISGQLEGRFDLFARVPHPTFPGGRMLRSPLLALGMLWYRLKDQF; encoded by the coding sequence ATGCGTGCTCGCCAAGCCGCCGTTCATGGACCAGACCACGCAGCGTCCTATTACGCTGCCAGTGCCAACCGACAGCTCGATCTGCCTCGCCTGGAAGGTGAGCAGACAGCCGATGTCTGCATCGTCGGCGGCGGCTTCACCGGGCTCAATACCGCCATCGAACTGGCCGAGCGCGGCCTCTCGGTGGTGCTGCTGGAGGCGCGTCGCATCGCCTGGGGCGCCAGCGGTCGCAACGGCGGCCAGCTGATTCGCGGCGTGGGACATGACGTCGAGCAGTTCGCCCCGCTGATCGGCGAAGCCGGCGTGGATGAACTCAAACGCATGGGCTTTGAGGCGGTGGACATCGTCCGCCAGCGCATCGAGCGCCACCGCATCGATTGCGACCTGACCTGGGGCTATTGCGATCTTGCAACCAAACCCAGGCACTTGAGCAATTTCGCAGAGGAATACGCGGACCTCCAGCGCCTGGGCTATCCGCACCCATTGCGGCAAGTGGCCAAGGCCGACCTGCACCAAGTGATCGGCTCGGATCGCTATCTGGGTGGTCTGCTGGACGCAGGCTCGGGCCATCTGCATCCGCTCAACCTGGCGCTGGGCGAGGCGGCAGCGGCGCAGGCGCTGGGCGCACGGCTGTACGAATACTCTGCGGCCGAGCAGATCGACTACGGCGCGGAAATTCGCGTGCGCACCGCAACCGGCAGCGTGCGCGCCAAGCAACTGGTACTGGCCTGCAATGCCTACCTTGGCCAGTTGCACCCACAACTTGCGGGCAAGGTGCTACCGGCCGGCAGCTATATCATCGCCACCGAGCCGCTGCCCGAACCGCTTTGCCGGGAGCTGCTGCCGCAGAACAGTGCCGTCTGCGATCAGCGTGTGGCGCTGGATTACTTTCGCCTCTCGGCGGACCGCCGGCTGCTGTTCGGCGGCGCCTGTCACTACTCCGGGCGCGACCCCAGCGACATCGCCGCGTATATGCGACCCAAGATGCTGGAGGTGTTCCCACACCTGGCGGGCGTCAACATCGACTATCAGTGGGGCGGCATGATTGGCATCGGCGCGAACCGCCTGCCGCAGATCGGTCGCCTGCCTGACCATCCCAATGTCTATTATGCGCAGGCCTACGCCGGCCATGGCCTAAACGCCACGCATCTGGCCGCGCGCCTACTCGGTGAAGCCATCAGTGGCCAGCTCGAAGGCCGCTTCGATCTGTTTGCCCGAGTACCACACCCGACCTTTCCCGGCGGCCGCATGCTGCGCTCACCGCTGCTGGCATTGGGTATGCTCTGGTACCGACTCAAGGACCAGTTCTGA